A genome region from Brassica oleracea var. oleracea cultivar TO1000 chromosome C2, BOL, whole genome shotgun sequence includes the following:
- the LOC106327832 gene encoding uncharacterized acetyltransferase At3g50280, translated as MNPTIAPTRPLYKPPCSHDSSPHQYGNYHSSQINIFFYIFCLFLYKMPSCSVTEISKCIVYPEKRSTVADLRLSVSDLPMLSCHYIQKGVLLSRPPPSFSLDDLVSSLRRSLSSTLSLFPALAGRFSTSPSGHIYITCNDSGVEFVAASAKHITVSDVLSPGKDVPLLVREFFVFERLVSYNGHHKPLSAVQVTELDDGVFIGCTVNHSVTDGTSFWHFFNTFADATSGACRIKHLPDFSRNTVFDSPAVLPVPPGGPRVTFDADQPLRERVFHFSREAILKLKQRTNSKVNGIETVVNTEDILGKVSNGNGNGKITKKKSYDRTAEISSFQSLSAQLWRSVTRARNLGPSKTTTFRMAVNCRHRLEPKMDPYYFGNAIQSIPTMASAGDVLAKDLRWSAGQLHRNVVAHDDATVRSGIADWESNPRLFPLGNADGASITMGSSPRFPMYDNDFGWGKPLAVRSGGANKFDGKISAFPGREGNGSVDLEVVLAPETMAGIENDPEFMQYVSEVSYDC; from the coding sequence ATGAATCCAACCATTGCTCCGACAAGACCACTATATAAACCCCCTTGCTCCCATGACTCTTCTCCTCACCAATACGGCAATTACCACAGCTCCCAAATCAATATCTTCTTTTACATATTTTGTTTGTTTCTTTACAAAATGCCTTCTTGTTCAGTAACAGAAATCTCGAAATGCATTGTGTATCCGGAGAAGAGGTCCACCGTGGCCGATCTCCGTCTCTCCGTCTCCGATCTCCCTATGCTCTCATGCCATTACATTCAGAAAGGCGTGCTCCTCAGTCGCCCTCCTCCTTCCTTCTCCTTGGACGACCTTGTCTCCTCTCTCCGCCGTTCACTCTCCTCCACCCTCTCTCTTTTCCCTGCCTTAGCCGGCCGTTTCTCCACCAGTCCCTCCGGTCACATCTACATCACCTGCAACGACTCCGGAGTTGAATTCGTCGCTGCTTCCGCCAAACACATCACCGTCTCCGACGTTCTCTCTCCCGGTAAAGACGTTCCTCTTCTCGTCCGCGAGTTTTTCGTTTTCGAGCGCCTCGTCAGCTACAACGGCCACCATAAGCCTCTCTCCGCCGTCCAAGTGACGGAGCTAGACGACGGCGTCTTCATCGGATGCACCGTTAATCATTCCGTTACAGATGGAACTTCCTTCTGGCACTTCTTCAACACCTTCGCTGACGCCACTAGCGGCGCTTGCAGGATCAAACACCTTCCTGATTTCTCCCGAAACACCGTCTTCGACTCCCCCGCCGTTCTCCCGGTCCCTCCCGGTGGTCCGCGTGTAACCTTCGACGCCGATCAGCCTCTCCGGGAGAGAGTTTTTCATTTCAGCAGAGAAGCGATTTTGAAATTAAAACAGAGGACTAACAGCAAAGTCAACGGAATCGAGACGGTCGTTAACACAGAAGATATACTCGGGAAAGTAAGCAACGGTAACGGTAACGGGAAGATAACGAAAAAGAAGAGCTACGATCGAACGGCTGAGATTTCGTCGTTCCAATCTCTCAGTGCTCAGCTATGGCGATCCGTGACGAGAGCAAGGAACCTCGGTCCGAGCAAGACGACGACGTTTCGGATGGCGGTTAACTGCCGCCACAGGCTTGAGCCTAAGATGGATCCTTACTACTTCGGAAACGCGATTCAGAGCATACCGACGATGGCCTCCGCGGGAGATGTCCTCGCGAAAGATCTCCGATGGTCCGCCGGTCAGCTTCACAGGAACGTGGTGGCGCACGACGACGCGACGGTCCGCAGCGGGATAGCCGATTGGGAGAGTAATCCGAGGCTGTTCCCTCTGGGAAATGCAGACGGTGCTTCGATCACGATGGGGAGCTCGCCGAGATTCCCGATGTACGACAACGATTTCGGATGGGGAAAGCCGTTAGCTGTGAGGAGCGGCGGAGCTAACAAATTCGACGGGAAGATCTCTGCGTTTCCGGGAAGAGAAGGGAACGGAAGCGTAGATCTGGAAGTGGTTCTGGCGCCGGAAACCATGGCTGGGATTGAGAACGATCCCGAGTTTATGCAATACGTATCTGAAGTCAGTTACGACTGCTGA